The Candidatus Zymogenus saltonus region AGATAAGAACGGAGATGCAGCTGAAGCGTATCGAGCTCATGACGCTCTATCAGGCCGACAAGCCCGATCTCAATAAAATCGACAGGGTTGAAAAGGAGATCAGGGATCTCAGGGACAAGGAATATGATCTTAAGAAGAAATTCAGGGACAGCGCCCGGAAATTACTGACCAAGGAGCAGCTCGAGGCCAATCCTTACGCGTTTTGCGGACGTGGCTTCGGCATAGGCCCTGGCTACGGCATGGGCCCGGGGATGGGCCATGGAATGGGATACTACGGCAAGGGACGTGGTGGTAAAGGCGGTTCCGGCGGAGGTGGATTCTACCGCTGGTAAGCCGATCAACCACGACGTTTTATATAGGGGGCCGTTTTTCCGGCCCCCCTTTTTTTAAATATCTTTATCCAATCATCTCCTATTTGTCCAAAAAGCCCTCGGCGTAATCTTCAGCCAGCTTTACGTATTCCATAAGCCTGTCCGGGGCCGCGGCCACCGTTCCGTCAACGATCGTAACCATCGGAATCTGCTCCTTGGTCAAGGTCGGCATAGCGAAGGGGCCGTAGCCGAACTCGTGCACCCCGGTGCTCCCCCGGCACGGGGAGGGGTAACAGAGATGCGGAGTCGAGCGGGCATACTTCTCGAAGATCCCGGGCCAGTGGGCCGGCCCGCCCCACTGGGTCAGGGGCGTGATGCCCAAGAGCGCGTCGTACCAGAGCTCCCCGGCGACGAGCAGCTCCGGCCGATTCGACTTGAGCTCCGCCTTGATAACCTTCCACCCCTCGTATACTTGATAATAGGGATCGTTCGTCCAGGTGTCGTGGGTGTCCAGAAATATCGCGTCAATGCCGTAGCCGTCTATTATTGAGGTGAGCGACTCGATCAGCTTCTCCTGCCACGCCGGGGCCGCCGGGTTGAGCCATATCTGCCAGCCGGGGTCGTACGACCTGTCGGTGCTCCAGTCGGGGCGGTTTCCCAAAAATTGGGTACCGGAGGCGTCGTGGAGGAGGGAGATCGGCCCGTAGTCCGGGAAATCGGGGTGCTCTCTGTTCGTACAGTTCGCCCCGAACATCGGCATTAATCTGACGCCCAGCTCCCTCACCCCCTCGACGAGCCTCTTGAAGTCCTCGACGCCCCCCAGCCTCGGCTCGGGGCGGTAATCGCCGTACTGCCAGTAGTAGCGGCCCTCCCATCCGGGCAGATATGCGAGGAGCCTCTTCCCTTCCATCCTCTTTGCAAACCACTTTATGACGTTCAGCATCTCCTTGTAGGTATTAAAAATATATCCGGTAAAGTGCATCCCGTGGATGGAGAGGACAAGGCTGACGTCTCTAAACCAGGCCGGGACGTCGCCCCTCGTCTCGTAGGTCGAAAAGCCGTACGTCACGGCAATCCAGTCGAGGAATTTCGACGCCTCGGCCGAAGTGTCTTTCGTAGTCCCCATCTCCCAGGGTGCTGTGTCGATCATCTCTGAGGCCTCGTTGGCCGTAGCCTCGTAAATCAGCTCCACGTCCACGGCGCCCGTCCCGTCCTCTTTGGGGATAAAGGAGAAGCGCTTCGGGGAGACCGCTTCGTCCTTCGCGGCGAAGTAGGTATATGTATTCCCGTCCCTCAAAAAGACAATCGGCATCTTCAGCTTGTACTCGTAATCCCAGCGGGGGTAATCGAAGGTGAGGCCCCCCCAAGGGAAGGGGAGCTTCTCGGAGTGGTCGCTTGTCACGTCCTCCCCCTTAAGGCCGTAGATAATGACCTTAACCGCCCTGAGCTTGTCTTTGAACGCCGCCTCCACCTTGAACCTCAGCCTTGGGGAGTCGGAGTCGAGCTTCTCCACAAGGAGCATCGCCCCGCCGTCGCACTTCTCCACCCCCCCGGCCCAGGTCAACCCCCGGGCGGTAAGGATCGCCTTATCCCCCTCTACCTTCAGCTCGCTCCTGTCGGGGTCAAGCCCGTATACGTTTTCGTAGGTAAATATCTCGATCGAAAACTCCACGTCGAAGATTGTATACCTGGGATGTTTTGGATCGTAACTTAAACGCTGCATACTGACGCCCTCTAAAATGTTTCAAAAGTTGTAATCAATCCGATTTCTGCATACCTCATCTAAAAAAGGTATTGAGGTTTCTATATTTATCCCCGTCCCTGAAATACAAACGATTGGTTCGAGGATAACAGAATCTCGATATTTGTCAAGACCGGCTTAAACGACATTCTCCGCCGGCGATCCGATCCTCGACGAAATAGACCCAACCCGTCGCGATTGCGCCACGACAAAAGAGCGACTACATACCTAATATCCGCCTGGCCTCAATCAAAAGCCGGACCTCCCCT contains the following coding sequences:
- a CDS encoding periplasmic heavy metal sensor; amino-acid sequence: MKRGLTIGAAVFAAAMLIFAVSAFTQTDEAAPPTRPFYGPGYGPGYGPGECLWGYNSALKLTEDQQKKLSDLMRKDVTDKSKIRTEMQLKRIELMTLYQADKPDLNKIDRVEKEIRDLRDKEYDLKKKFRDSARKLLTKEQLEANPYAFCGRGFGIGPGYGMGPGMGHGMGYYGKGRGGKGGSGGGGFYRW